The Nematostella vectensis chromosome 6, jaNemVect1.1, whole genome shotgun sequence region aacataaacgCAAATAGGTCACGGACCGCGAAATTTACACTTGCGTGAATACAGCCAAATCATAAGTAAAAACATAGGACGACCGCGATACGCTTTTCAACTAAACAAAGTGAAAAGCAATTGTTTCCGTTACTGGATGATAAAAGCACTAGAAGCCAGTTTTTTAGGCTAAATGGTCATACCTACGagagtttttgtttttgtaacgAGGAAAGTTGAAGTAAAGGTGGAAATAACCATATTGCTAGCAGTGATCATTTGAATGGTGTTTTCGCAAAATTATTCGGTTAGTTTCATATTTAAACATTTTACGACAAATTGTCGGTTGTGAGCTCTAATTACTTTTAAACGGAAACATGCATGATGGAGaaatgcaaaagaaaaaagtgtTAAAATTTGCATGAAAGAGCCCACGGGctgtaaaatacattttttgttaaaaatacaCATCTGCATACCTTCAGAAGCTGTGAGTAATTCCGTTACTCTTTAAATTATAAATGTAGCAACTTAAAGCGGCGAGACTAACCGAAAATTCTGTCTTCGAATTGTAGGTCTTCTTCCCACAGAGGAAATGAGTGTTTTGAATATATGCAATTCAAGAGGAAAATTgtgaatttaaaaataaatatgatgTAAATTTTATATAATTCTAAAGTCAGCAGGCCCTTGTACTGGTTGATGATTTAAAACAGATAAAAGCGATCCGGCAAATATTGACATAATCTTAAATAAAGCGCACCATGTTCATTATAATTCGACTATGGGAATAATATACTCACAATTTTTCTCCGAGTACCATATAGAAAGTTGTGAATAATTGAGATGTTTATGACAGATGGAATAGGGAAGACTTCAAGTCGCGTATCgtattaataaaaacatatcacACTTCTTTAACCTTTAGGTCTGATACCTGTTTCGTTCAATCCTCTTGCTTTTGCAGTTATATCGTACGCCTAGGTAAATCGAAACACTTGCATATTATTTCATTCGTTTAAATGTATtttatgtaaaaatatataaaaaccTATTTGCTTGGCGACAAAACAACAGACGTAGGATGCAAAATTCGCTAGCAAAATCAAATGTTAGATAAGCATTGCTATGCAACGAGTAAAACACTTCACATTACGCAGCTCGAGATATTTTAAGCGAAATTCTTACCGTTTATTGAAGGAATAGTCTTGCGATTCTTGGCTTTTTCAAATCGCTTTTTAACTGCAGTTTGACGGATGGCTCTGGACAGCGGTTGCCTCTATTATTTGATTATTTCCTGCGGCCCCGGAAATGGTGTTACTTTGTAAGCAGGCTTTTCCTCATTAAATTCCCCGATATTGCACCATGCAGATTAAACAAGAAAATTATTCTTTGATTGAAATTGACACACAAGGTTTTTAAGGAAAATGGAGTTACACTTTAAAGTTcactttttttagcaaaacatAGTATAAATGCGAAGAGTTGGACACGTAGGGGGAAAGTTGGGTTTAACCCGTGTTTATAGGCTTATTTCGGCCCTCTGCATgggtttgttttgattttgacaccacaaaataaagaaaaaataaaccaatCTTTTTCAACGCAGATCGAGCCAAAAGATTACTTATGGTCACGGAATTTTTCGCGGCAAtaataaacacacaaaaatTATCATGGGGATGATAACATAGACCAAAGataataaaatagatagatcAGCGTGCTATTATAATCCTTCGggttttgttgtctttaataagacgGAGTTTGCTTTAGATTAGCCATTTAgtgaaaaattatttttaacgtCAAGTAACATAAGGACCTCAATTTTTTTTGACAGTAACCAATTTCGCAATAATTGATGCTTTTTCTCATATGGTTTGCCGATCATTCCGATTCGTACAGAAAAAAGCTTTTCCCCAGTTCCCCTCCGCATGAGTCCCCAGGTGTTCTCAGTCTGGGGACAATGGgctttgggtttcctgtggcctAGACGAAAAATTCCATAGATTAACGATGATGAGCTTATAGGGGTGGTAATAATTCACACAGGTAGGTGcattctcgttcccagagccccTCGGTCATGCTTACTCGGAAAACAAGAGCAGCGGAGAAGGCCCTAGGAACGAGAATGTGGTAGGAGCATTTGGTTCATTTGGCAATAAGTCTTGCTTGATATCTCGTGTcaaaaatacatatttattAGGAATATAAAACtttgaatatattttattttacagttTTAAAATTGTTGGGGTACTATAGTTTAATGTAATTGATTGTCGGTGGTGAAGTTGTTGCTTTTTTCTCTGTCCAGGGGCCAACCAAATGACTCGACAAGGGTGGGTATACTCAATGAGCATGTCTGTCAGACGGCTTAGAAGAAAATCTCAATAGGATTGACGTCAGTAAAATGTCCAAAAAATgaatttgagaaaaaaaaaactgttaaacATAGAAACACCtattttatcaaaatagcACCAGCATTGATAGCTCCAGCTATACTGGCCTTGTATCAATAACCTATGCGGGGTGCTCGCTGTGAAATAGCTACATCTCGCCGGGCGATTTTGGGGCTGTTTTCACGAAGTTTGTAACAGTATACATTGCAGTAATACAGTGAGGGTTCAGTCATGAAAATATCATCTCGACATCATTCATTACCTTGTAACATTGATGTGAATCTCGATTTCCTTTGATTTCTTTTGAGTGAAAAGGCATCCTCTACTATCAAATAAACCTTTAGATATGATAGAAAAATATGGGTTACAAAAGGAAAATTCGATTGATAAAACTCAAtcatctatttttttctttctactATGACATTATATAAAAGAGGAGCCTCGTTCTTTAACTCCATCTTTTGGTGATGATTTGCTAGAATGTGTGACGTCAGAGTGTGACCGCTCTCTCTCGTCTTGGCGAGTTGCCAGTTCTTTTGAATTTGGAGTTGTGCCTTTATCATCGTTAGTGtttccatcaccatcatcgtcttCGCCAAACCGTACACGACTGCTACGCCGGACATCACATTCAAACGACTCGTTCCCAGTTTCCGACGTGTCAGCACTACCCAGTGGATATATCTCAATTTCGTGGAACTGTGAATCGTTTTCGTTCCCATTTCCGATGTCAAATGATTCATTCACTACTCCGTTATTTCTGTCATCAAGAGGATATATATCGATCTCGTTATCATCCGCTTTGCTCACATCTAGGGCTCCATTAGTCAACCCCCGTGTTCTCTCTGTGCTGGCAGCAGCACTAGGAGCAGATCCATTCATACTTAGCGCGTCCATGTTTATTGACAACAAGCCGTGCGCTATGCCTTTGGCGGGTGCTTTAGGGTCGGCAGCCTTGCTACCCTTGGTTATGGCTTTCTTATAACTATCCCTCATGTCGTACATACCAGGAGGCACGATCTGATCAGGATAGAGTACTGACTGGGATTCATCAAAGCTGGATTGAGTACGTACAAATCTCTTGCGCGCTGTGTTAGCATAAGTTGATTGTGAATGAAGATACTGTTGATTTAACGGTATGTCCTTCCCACAGATGCTATAAATGATCCTTTTAAATGCTAGTCTAAAATCCCGATTCCGAAAACCGTAGACTATGGGATTACATGCCGAGTTGCCGTACTGCATCCATTTGATTATTGCGCGGAAGACGTCAGGTACGGATCCGCATAGTTTGAAGGTCGGGTCGAGATCACCACAAATCGAATAAAAAAAGTTGAGTGCGAAGAACGGGGCCCAGGCGAACGTAAACAGACCAATGACCACAGCAACTGTTGTAGCAATGCGCAAATCCTGAGAAAAGTTAACCACCTTGGTAAGACAATAGAAGAAGAGAGTATTCTATTAACAACCTAACATACTGTACCACGAAGTCCGCACCGCACTAGGGACCATCTGCACAGTGAGTGATACACTAACACACTACaacacacaagctgtacctagagaccacctgcacagtgagccatacactaacacactgcaccacacaagctgtaccaagagaccacctgcacagttagacatacactaacacactgcaccacacaagctgtacctagggaccacctgcacagtgagccatacactaacacactgcaccacacaagctgtacctagggaccacctgcacagtgagcgaTGTACTGACACACtacaccacacaagctgtacctagggatcACATGCACAGTGAGACATACACTAACAtacaccacacaagctgtacctagggaccacctgcacagtgaacCATGCACTGACACACtacaccacacaagctgtacctagggaccacctgcacagtgagccatgcactaacacactacaccacacaagctgtacctagggatcACCTGCTCAGTGAGCcatacactaacacactgcaccacacaagctgtacctagggatcACATGCACAGTGAACCATTCCTTAATACACTATACGCAGTCGCAAAATACTACCCCTTTTCCATAGGTTATAAATGACCTTGGTACATGCCTACCAgccgccccccctcccccccgccCCACCCCCACAAATACCTTTTATGGCTGAAATGTTACTTTCTACGGCTCTGTGCAATGAGCCATGCATAAATCAAGTTTAATCTGGAAAGACCTGAGAAGAAAGATTGGTTTGCAAATGAAAAAATAGTAACAACTGACCTTACGAAAGGATCTTACGCCTCGTCCGCGCGCATGCTTGGTAGCGATTCTAAAGATGACAGCATAAGttccaaaaataataataacaggaACCAGGAAGAAAGCGGTGGCGAGAATGACTGGATATCTCTTCTGCATAACTCTTCCTTTCATAATAAATTGCAGGCAGCCCGCTAGTATGGCGAGACACCATGCCAACAGAATCAGTGCTACCACAACACCTGTATAAAGATTTGATTAGTAACATGTTTCGACTAACCCAGTACGTGCCAAATATGGTAAAACGCTTCGGCTGCGAAATACGCATACAATTAAGTATACAAAATATGGACTCTCAAACACTTATTGCCTACTAAACA contains the following coding sequences:
- the LOC5515082 gene encoding dopamine receptor 1, coding for MDLNSSASTATYHTTTLLATNTAGFTLSASPYNNFSSITYFDITATPYLNHTGSAYLSVTATPFLVVTGAPNVNLTTASQSLDSIGTVIPTFTSVFGNHSAGNSSNGTFKPIPPFLPPQEGVTTGDIVAAVFYAILIALIVIGNSLVIGSFKINRRLRTTTNYFIMSLAIADMSIGTISIPLWVYFSMLPSLRLTKMIEYKFWLTFDIIVGVSSILNLTLISMERCYALLRPIQHRNIRKRVVVALILLAWCLAILAGCLQFIMKGRVMQKRYPVILATAFFLVPVIIIFGTYAVIFRIATKHARGRGVRSFRKDLRIATTVAVVIGLFTFAWAPFFALNFFYSICGDLDPTFKLCGSVPDVFRAIIKWMQYGNSACNPIVYGFRNRDFRLAFKRIIYSICGKDIPLNQQYLHSQSTYANTARKRFVRTQSSFDESQSVLYPDQIVPPGMYDMRDSYKKAITKGSKAADPKAPAKGIAHGLLSINMDALSMNGSAPSAAASTERTRGLTNGALDVSKADDNEIDIYPLDDRNNGVVNESFDIGNGNENDSQFHEIEIYPLGSADTSETGNESFECDVRRSSRVRFGEDDDGDGNTNDDKGTTPNSKELATRQDERERSHSDVTHSSKSSPKDGVKERGSSFI